In the genome of Paenibacillus pabuli, the window AAGGCACGGCTTGGCATGTGGTTAGTTTCACGATCTACGGGATCACCATGCTACTGCTCTATACGAGCTCTACACTCGTGCATGCATGGAAAGATGGAAAAATGAAAGATTTATTTGAGATTTTCGACCATTCGTCCATTTATCTGTTTATTGCAGGGACATACACACCGTTTTTGTTTGTCGCAGTTCGAGGAACACTTGGCTGGAGTCTGTTTGGAGTGATCTGGGGCATTGCGTTAGCGGGGGTTATCTTTAAAGCCTTTTTCACCAAGAAGTTTCTGTTCATGTCCACGATTTTCTATATAGCGATGGGCTGGCTCATCGTCATTGCCTGGCAACCACTAGTCGCAGCTATTCCTACAGGTGGAATCGTGCTGCTGGTCACCGGAGGACTGATGTATACGTTAGGTACGCTATTTTATGTGTGGCGTGGCTTTCCGTATCATCATGCGATCTGGCATCTGTTTGTGCTCGCAGGCAGTATCCTTCATTTCTTTGCGGTATTAGTGTACTTGACGCCTCTTCGCTAGGTCGCAGTAGATAGCGTAAAACGAATTGGCTCCATCTGTGGAGACCCATTCGTTTTTTTGTTCTATATAAAGAATACAGCAGGCCGTATTCTACTGCAGGGGATAAGTAGAGCATGGCTAAGATCAAGTGTATGGAAGAAATATGAGCGCAAAATGGACGTTTTTATTGTGACAAGTATTTTTGCTTGACAACCTGATTTGTTTTAGGTATTATTAGGAACGTTGCAAGAGTGTAAAGTGTTTTTCCTTGACGAAGGGAGTGCCCCGTTATGAGTCAAGAAAATCGGCTTGAGAAGACAAACCGAATTAACTTGCTGTTTGCTTTCTATGAACGGTTGCTTACCGAGAAACAGCAGACTTTTCTAAAGTATTACTTTCATGATGATTTCTCGCTAGGCGAGATTGCAGCCGAGTTCGAGATCAGCCGCCAGGCGGTATACGAGCATATCAAGCGTGCCGAACAAGTGCTAGAAAATTACGAAAGCAAGCTTGGCTTGCTGGAGAAGCACGAACGGCGCAACCGTAATCTTGAAGATTTGCAAAAGGCATTGGAGCGCGCAGGCGTTTCCATTGATAACAACCAACAAATAAACGATATGATTCAACAGCTCAGAGAGTAGTTCGTAAGAGTTGAACGAAACGTATCGGTCCTGAAAACAGTATTACAGCTTAAGGAGGTGGGATCATGGCATTTGAAGGATTAACGACCCGATTGCAGAATGTGTTCAGCAAGCTGCGCGGCAAAGGCAAGGTGTCTGATGAAGATGTTGCCGAAGCTATGCGCGAGGTACGTCTGGCATTGCTCGAAGCGGATGTAAACTTCAAAGTGGTCAAGGAATTCATCGCCAAGGTGAAAGAGAAGGCTGTTGGCAAAGAAGTGATGGAAAGCTTCACGCCCGGAATGGTCATTATCGACATCGTAAACAAGGAACTGACGGATTTGATGGGTGGAAGCCAATCGAAACTGGCCAAAGCCAACAAACCGCCTACGGTACTGATGATGGTTGGTCTGCAGGGTGCGGGTAAAACGACCACGTCCGGTAAACTGGCTAAGATGCTGCAAAAGCAAAATAGCAGACCGTTACTTGTTGCGGGAGATATTTATCGTCCAGCAGCGATTAAGCAGTTGCAAGTACTTGGCGAGCAGATCAAAGCACCAGTATTTACACTGGGAGATCAGACAAGCCCTGTAGAGATCGCACGTCAGGGTTTACAGCACGCCAAGGATAACGGTAACGACTACGTCATTATCGATACGGCTGGACGCCTGCATGTCGATGAAGAACTGATGGAAGAACTTCGTCAGATTCACAGCGCAGTGAACCCGGATGAAGTATTGCTTGTCGTAGACAGCATGACAGGTCAGGATGCAGTTAATGTGGCAGAACACTTTAACCAGCAGCTTGATCTGACCGGAGTGGTTCTTACTAAGCTTGATGGAGATACTCGTGGTGGTGCCGCGCTTTCTGTTAAAGCAGTTACCGGTTGTCCGATCAAGTTTGCTTCCCTTGGAGAGAAACTGGATGCACTAGAGCCTTTCCATCCAGAGCGTATGGCTTCTCGTATTCTTGGTATGGGTGACATGCTCTCTCTGATTGAGAAAGCACAGTCCAACATTGATACCGAAAAAGCCAAGGAAATGGAACGGAAGATGCGTAATGCTGAATTCACGTTCGAAGATTTCTTGGAGCAAATGGATCAAGTGAAGAAACTGGGGCCCATCGATCAGATCATGGATATGATTCCTGGTATGGGCAAGATGAAACAAGCCAAGGACCTGAAGGTTGACGACAAGCAGATGGGCCGGATTGAAGCGATTGTGTACTCCATGACTACAGAGGAGAAGCGCAACCCAGACATGATCAATCATAGTCGCCGGAAACGTATTGCTACAGGTAGTGGTACATCTCTGGCTGAGGTTAATCGCCTAATCAAGCAGTTTGATGAAATGCGCCGCATGATGAAACAGTTCTCGGATATGATGGGACCTAAAGGCGGCAAGAACAAGGCAATGAAGCAGCTGAAGGGTCTGGGCAAAGGAATGAAGTTTCCTTTCCGTTGATTACATGGGTTGCTGAGGAATATACAGATTTCATTGAAGGAGGTGAATTTTCAAATGGCAGTTCGTATTCGTCTGAAACGTATGGGTGCTCACAAAGCTCCTTTCTACCGCGTAGTGGTATCGGATTCCCGTTCCCCACGTGACGGTCGTTTTATCGAGGAGATCGGTTACTACAACCCGGTTGAACAACCGGCTGTTGTTAAGATCGATGAAGATAAAGCATTGCAATGGCTTCAAAATGGTGCGCAAGCATCCGACACTGTCCGCAACTTGCTGAGCAAAGCGGGCGTGATGAAGAAGTTCCACGAGTCTAAATTGACTAAATAAGGTGCTGATTCGGAGGGTCATCTATGGAAGAATTAGTAAGCATAATTGCTAAGGCTTTGGTCGATCATCCGGAAGATGTGGCGGTTCGGACGGTTGAGAAAGATCGGCTTGTCGTATATGAGTTAACCGTTCATCCTGACGATGTTGGGAAAGTGATTGGTAAGCAGGGACGAATCGCAAAGTCTCTTCGTACGGTCGTCACATCAGCAGCAGTTAAGATGGATAAACGGGTAACCGTTGATATCATATCTTAAAGATATACGAAAGGGGGTTAGGATGCATGTCCTAGCCCCTTTTCGTGCATGCTGAATTTATTAATAAAACCCATTAAATAAATTGATTTTAGGATTACACTATAACGGAGAGAGCAGAACAAATCTGAAGAAGCGTAGCGCTACCTTTACCACCGGATTTCATCCTTTGAATAAGAAGTCAAAGAAATCTGGGGGTAACAGTGATCGGAAGATTGTTCTGACCGCGCAGTGTGCTGTGTAATAAGGATTAAATTTTACAGAATGGATTCAGGAGGAACTTATGGCAGAATTTATGAATGTAGGCAAGATCGTCAATACGCACGGTATTCGTGGTGAGTTGAAAATCATGCCTTTAACAGATTTCCCGGAAGTGCGGTTCGCGAAAAATGCGGAACTGTTTCTTTTTACTCCGGATAATCATCCCGTGTTGGTTAATGTGGAATCTGCGCGTTTGCATAAAAATATGTACATCCTTAATCTGAAAGAATACGGAAATATCAATGAAGTAGAGAAGTTTAAGGGTGGCATGGCCAAAGTGTTGAAAGAAAACCTGGCTGAGCTGGAGGAGAATGAATACTACTTCCACCAAATTGTTGGATGCTCGGTCATTACTGATGAAGGTGAAACACTCGGAACCATCTCTGAGATTTTGACTCCTGGAGCGAATGATGTATGGGTTGTCAAAACGCCGGCAGGCAAAGAAATCCTGCTTCCGGTTATTGATGATGTTGTTCTTGATGTGGATGTTACAGAAAAGCAAGTCAAGGTACACCTGATGGAAGGGCTGCTGTAACATGAAGGTGGATGTATTAACCCTGTTCCCGGAAATGTTTGACGGTGTGTTCGGAACCAGCATTCTGGGCAAGGCCCAAACAAAGGGGCTTGTATCCCTTGGTGCAACCAACTTCCGGAATTATGCGACCAATAAACACAATACAGTCGACGATGCACCTTACGGTGGAGGTGGGGGCATGGTGTTAAAGCCAGATCCCATCTTCGCTGCTGTCGAAGATGTATTAGAGCAACGCGGCGAAGCTGCCGCAACGATGAAACCGCCACGGATTATTCTAATGTGTCCACAAGGTGAGACATTCACGCAGTCAAAAGCAGAAGAGCTTGTGCAGGAAGATCATTTGATTTTTATTTGTGGACATTATGAAGGCTATGATGAGCGCATCCGGGAATTTCTTGTGACGGACGAGTTGTCGATTGGTGATTACGTGCTGACGGGTGGCGAGCTGCCTGCGATGGTGACGATTGACAGTATTGTACGTCTTATTCCTGGGGTTCTGGGTAATGAGACAAGTGCTGTAACGGATTCATTCAGTACCGGATTGCTTGAATATCCACACTACACACGTCCTCCGGAATTCAGAGGCATGAAGGTACCGGATATGCTGTTATCTGGACATCACCTGAATATTGAGGCGTGGCGCAGGGAGCAGTCTTTGCTTCGTACACTGGAACGCAGACCGGATATGTTGGAGACGGCAGACTTGACGGACAAAGAACGGATTTGGCTAAATAAGATTCGTTCCGATCGTGAAAAGAATACAGAGTAATTTGATGTTATCTCGTTTGAGCTCGTAAAATAATCTCATTCGAAAGCCTGAAAGACCAGCCTTGTGATATATAGGTTGGTCTTTTTTTTGTATTGAACACTTTTGCCGCTTTGAACATTTTTGCATGTTTCGAAATGGGGTTGTATACAGTGAAGAATTTCTTTATGGTGATCTCAGTTAGAAGTGTATAAACACGACATGCTAAGGAGGGAATTTATGAATCATCAGCCTTATGAAGTGGGCAGAGTAGATATTAGCGATGCTGGAGAGCGCTGCAAGATGCTTTTGGGAGATTTGAATGGTGATGGCAGGCTTGAGATGCTGTTGGTACAGGCCGATGGTGGTATAGACGATCGTTACGTTCCGCATCAGGTATGCTGTTTGTCGGCATATGATCTGGATGGAACATTAATGTGGCAGGTTGGAACACCGGATCCGGATGCAGGCGGCCCAGGATCAGACTATCCCGCTCAGATTGCAGATTGGGATGGGGATGGAAATAATGAAGTGCTGTGCATAATGAACAAACAATTTCTTATTCTGGACGGAAGCACCGGAGAGATAAAAAAACGTCATACTTTGCCTGATGAGCATGCGCATGACTGCATTATTCTCGCAAACCTGACTGGGGACCAACAGACGATGGATATTTTACTAAAGGATCGGTATAAGACGCTCTGGGCACTGGATCACGATTTTAATTTGCTGTGGAAGCATGAAGGTAATGTTGGTCATTTTCCGTGGGTATACGATATTGATGGGGATGGTAAGGATGAAGTGATGGCTGGGTATGATATGCTGGAGCACGATGGAACTTTACTATGGTCCTGTCAGAATCTTGATGACCACGCAGATTGCATATGGTTTGGCGATGTGGACGAGGACGGCGAGGTTGAAATAGTTATCGGTGGCAGTGTTACGGTGATGTTGGACAGGTATGGTAATGAGAGATGGCGCTACGAGGATTCGATTGAATCACAGCATATAGCTTTGGGAAAATTTTATGAAGATAGACAAGGGTTACAGGTTGCCGGCTTGGATCGGATTTTTCGAGGAGATGAGCATGGCAAGGATGGAATGTTTATGCTGGATAGTAAAGGAAAAGAGCTGTGGAAAGAAGATCGTAAAACTCGTGGGTGGTTAACCATTATTGAGCCTGTACGCAACTGGGATGACAGCGGGCTTGATTATATCCTAGCATATCGTCGAGGTGGGGGTGTCCTGCCCTCTTTAATCAATGGTTATTTACAAACGATTGCAGAGTTCGGAAAAGAGGGCTACGCTGTACATGCAGACTTGTGTCAGAGCGGCAGGGAACAGATCATCATCTATGATGAACATGAGGCCGTGATCTACTCCAATGTAGTTATGAATGTAACCACTCCAATCTCTATAGACATAAAAAGAGCCCAGCTCCAGTCAAAAAGACTGTATAGCTCGACTCTATATCCAGGCGGGGAAGTTCAGATCTAACTTAATGACTGATCTCTACGACAGGAAGGATATCCTGTTGATCTGATTCAGGATGGAGCAATGCAGCCAAATCGGTTCCTGTTGTAACGGTTAAGCGTGGGAGCTTCATGGGATTATCTCCAGGTCGAACAAATCCTGAACGAACGGAAAAGGCCATGCGATACCCATTTTGCTGCAATTGATAGATCATCTGCGTGCTGGTATAACCGAAAGGGTAGGCAAGGTATGGAGTATCTATACCCGTTTCTTTCATTAGCTTGACGTCATCATTCAGCAGGCTTGTGTCGAGTCCAACTGGCACGGTTTCGCCGCAACGCATATATCCCTTGTGATGAAGATTATAGGTATGGCTATTGAACTCAAAAACGTCTTTAGCAGCCTGCATCTCCTGTTTGGAGATGAACGTATTTTTGGATGGATCAAAAGTCGAAGGCTGATCCTGGATTTTGCTGCCGATGACAAACAGGGAAGCATGAAAATTATATTTTTTGAGCACAGGGTAGGCTAAAGTATAATTGTTCTGATACCCATCATCAAAGGTGATGACAATTGACTTTTTGGGCAGGGAGATCTGTCCATTCACATACTGCTCAAGTTGTTCCAGTGTAATGGTGTTGTACCCTTCTTCATGCAAATATTTCATGTTTTCTTCGAAGTCTTCCAGATTAATGATTGATTTGTTGTTGGTTTCATGATTGTTGATTTTGGGCTGTATGTAATGATACATCAGTACAGGCACTTCAGTAGCTGAACCTTGTGCGATGTGAAAGGTAGCTAGGTCAAGTGTGGGTTTGCTGGAATAGTCGGAGTGAGACATTAGAAATGCCTTACGCTTGACCATATCCCAAGACGTGCATGCTTTGTGGGACATTGCATTGGTAGGATGAGTGACCATATACGAATACATTGTAACGGTACAAGTGAGTACAGCGAGTGTAACAAGAGCGATTTTTTTCAAGTGTTTCATAAGTCAACAGGTTCTCCTTTTACCATTTCATTTCTTTATGTAGTTATACTTCGGTTACATCAATACGTAATCCAACAAGCTATATCATAGACGATCTTTCTGGACAGAAAGTTACAGTATTTTTTCCATCCAATACTTGACTTATCCCAAGAATGCTATTCATGACGATCTGAAGGAAGGAACTTTTGATTAATTTTTCTTGTGTTTTGTAATGGTGCGTGATACAATAAGTCTGTTATGTGGAATACGGCGGTCCTCTATGGATAATGAAGGAGACAAGGTGTTCTCTGGAAGAAGTATGAACGCCTGTACGGAAGGAGGGAGTCATAGATGAATATCGTTCAAGCGATTACACAAGAACAACTTCGTAAAGATATTCCGAGTTTTCGTCCTGGTGACACTTTGAAAGTGCACGTTAAGGTAATCGAGGGAACTCGTGAGCGTATCCAATTGTTCGAAGGTGTTGTGATTAAACGCCGTGGTGGTGGAATCAGTGAGACTTTTACAGTTCGTAAAATTTCTTACGGTGTAGGTGTGGAAAGAGCTTTCCCGCTTCATTCCCCTAAAATCGATAGAATCGAAGTGGCTCGCCGTGGTAAAGTGCGTCGTGCGAAGCTTTATTATCTTCGTGAACTACGCGGTAAAGCAGCGAGAATTAAAGAAATTCGTTAATATAACGGATACCGGGGAGGGCTTGGAGACAAGCCCTTTTCGTTTTTGTCCGGGAAAAGTTGAACCGGAGGTGCACTTCCGAGTAAAATGGTATGGCGGCACACGCTCGAATAGTCCGGGAGGCTTGTGAATCAGTTATTGAAGGGCATTTGAATTGTGGATTAAATGTACTGGTAATGCTTGCATGTAAGATTACATAACTGATGATGTGTAAAAACTGCTATAACATGTACTGTGAAGAGAGGAAGATCATTAATGGAACAGGAAGTTCAACAGGACCAGGGCAATGCTGCCGAAGAGAAAGGCAGTAGATCCAAAAAAGCCAAAAATGAAGTTTTCGAATGGCTCAAAGCCATCGTGATTGCACTAGTACTTGTCATTTTGATTCGGTGGTTGCTATTCAAACCGTTTGTTGTGGACGGGCCTTCAATGCAGCCGAATTTTCATACAGGTGAACGTGTGATCGTCAATGAAATTTTATATGACATCAGGGAACCAAAGCGCGGAGAAGTTATCGTATTTCACGTTCCTTCTGAAGGCCGCGATTTCATTAAACGTGTTATTGCTGTCGCTGGTGATACCGTTGAGGTTCAAGACGATACAGTTCTTGTCAATGGTAAAAAAGTCGATGAGACATACATTCAGGGAGCAATCGATGCTGCTGAAGCGAACGGTGGAACCTATAACGTGAAGGACTTCCCTAACGAGCAATTCCCGGATGGAAAAGTACCTGAAGGTCATGTTTTTGTAATGGGCGATAACCGTCCAAATAGCACGGATAGCCGGATGATCGGTTATGTGTCACTGACGGATATTGTAGGTCGTGCAGATGTGATTTTCTGGCCGATTGGCGATATCAAGTGGATTAACCATTAATATGAATGCAGGATATATAAGCCAATTATAAAAATGTACACTTATACGTAGAGGGCAGAACTAATCTGGGGATAATAGAGAACGGAAGATTGTTTTGCCAGTGAATTGATAGGTGTAGATGTTAAAGATAAAGCTTGTATATCAACAAATAATGAGGTGAAGACAAGGTGACGATTCAATGGTTTCCAGGTCATATGACCCGAGCCAGACGCCAGATTCAGGATAAGTTAAAGCTGATTGACGTGGTCATCGAACTGCTGGATGCCCGTCTGCCTGTCTCCAGCCGCAACCCGATGATTGACGAGATTTTACAGGGCAAACCCCGGATGATTTTGTTGAATAAGTCTGACCTGGCGGATGCGAAAGTGACGCAGGAATGGATTGAATATTTCAAAAAAGAGGGAATCACTGCTTTTCCGGTAGATGCTTCAACAGGTACCAACGTGAAAGACATCCCAACTCAGGCGAAGCTTCTGTTGAAAGAAAAAATTGACCGTCAACTGGCAAAAGGGATTAATCCTCGAGCGGTTCGTGGACTGATTGTTGGTATTCCAAACGTGGGTAAATCTACATTAATTAATCGACTGGCTGGACGGAGCATTGCGGCCACGGGAGATCGTCCTGGGGTGACAAAGGGACAACAGTGGATCAAAGTTGGCAAGGAAATGGAGCTGCTGGATACCCCAGGTATTCTTTGGCCGAAATTCGAAGACCAAAACGTGGGATATCGTCTTGCGGTAACAGGTGCAATTAAGGAAGAAATTCTGAATGCAGAAGACATCGCCTTTTTTGGCATCAGTTATCTGATGCGTTATTACTGGGATTCTCTTGAAGAACGATATGGACTTCAGGAGTTCTCCAGGGATGCGGATGATTCAGACAGTGTCATTGCGATCATGGAGCAAGTGGGTCGCATACGTGGCTGCGTTGTGAGTGGCGGGCGTATCGATTTGGAAAAAGCATCGCGAGCTTTTCTGCGTGAACTGCGTGCAGGCAAAATGGGACGTTTCTCTATGGAAGCTCCTTATTAAATAAGAGACAACTGCCGAAAGAAGCGGCCGTTACCGGATGACCGGGAGCGGTCGCTTTTTGTCGTACTGAATTTAAAAGACAGTAACTTCGACTTGTGTGGAAGATGAACCCAGAAAATTGCACTTTATGGGATTGGTTTGTGCGTATATCTGGGTCTCTTAAATCATGTTATGATGAATGATGAAGATTTAGCTTGCTCAATGCTTAATATCTTCAATTCAAGCCATTAGATACCGATAAAATAATAACTCACCATCGTATGATCATATATGTTCACAAAAGTTTATTTCTTGTTTGAGTGGGATCTGATAGAACAAAAATCGGGAATCTACGTCTATATAATAAAATCATATAAAAGAGATGGGTTAAAGCAAGAGCGGGCAGAGGAGATGACACTGTAATGAAGGAAATGAATGAATTAAATGAATTAACTGAATTAACGCAACCGGATGCCCTGGTTGAACCGAAAAAGAAGAAAAAAGAATTAGTGGAGCCGAAAGATCTTCTGATCTATGAGCGTGAATATTGGGAAAGCGGATTTGACCGTATTGCCGGAATTGATGAAGTAGGACGTGGTTGTTTGTTTGGAGATGTCGTAGCGGCAGCCGTTATTTTGCCTCGTGATCTGATTCTGGAAGGGGTTAATGATTCCAAGAAATTAACGGAGAAAAAGCGCGATGCGTTATATGACATCATAATGGAAAAGGCGTTGTCAGTGGGGATCGGTTATGCGGACGCAGAGACGATTGATCATATGAATATTAAACAGGCTGCGAGACTTGCCATGAAACGTGCGGTAGAAGCGCTTGAGGGCGTGCCGGATTACCTGTTGGTGGATGCCGAGAAGGTAGATGTAAATATACCACAGCTGTCCATTATTAAAGGTGATGCTAACAGTCAGTCTATTGCGGCAGCTTCCATTGTTGCAAAGGTTACCCGGGATAGGCTTTGCAAGGAGGATTGGGATACGTTATATCCGGAATATGGCTTATCGATACATAAGGGATATGCAACGAAATTTCATCGCGAGCAAATTATGGCTCTGGGTGCTACACCGATGCATCGTCGCAGTTTTCTCGGCAATCTGCTTGGAGAACAACACACTTTATTTTAATTAGTCCATACACGGAGGGATGGGAAGGTCATGAATATAAGTTCCGTGATTCGTGGGTTATTGGGGGATAGTAAGCCGGGAAATGCCAAGCCGCTGGAGTTAAAGGAAGGACAGGTTGTGCGAGGGTCCGTGGTTAGTGTATCCGATGATGGGGCAGATGCGGTTCTCCAGATTCAGGGTGTACAGGTACGGGCAAAACTGGAAACTCCGCTCAGACCTGGTGAAACTACATTGCTTCAGGTCCAGCCTCCAGGTGAGAATGGTGTAACGGTAATGAAACCATTGACGGGTACATTGGCTGAACTGCCACAGGCGTCTTTGAACAATTTGCTTCAGGAGATAGGTTTGCCAGATACCAAGGGAAATCGGGAGCTGTTGTTGGCCATGCAGCGAAGCGGATTACCTTTAACCAAGGATAATGTTGCGATGGTTCAAAATATGATGACAGCCAAACCTGCACAGGTGCCAGTTGAAGAATGGGTGCAGGCGACAGGTATTGCTTTTCAGCGTGGTCTTCCGGTTACGGCGGAAACGGTAAAGGGTTTGCATCAGGCTGTATTCGGTCCGCCACTACATCAGATGTTGAAGGGTTTGGCTGAACAGCTGGAATCGATGCTGGCCCAAACTGCGGGGAAAACGTTGCCGACTGGTGAACAGGCGGCAACGGTGAAACCGGCTTTAATGGGTGGCTTGCCTGTATCGTTAAGTGGAGAGCAGACAGGAGAAACGATAACTGCGTCAGGCGGTGGGAGAGCAGCAGGAGGAACGTCTGGTTTGGCCGGGCAATTCCTGCCTGGGTCGCCTTCAGGAGCTGTTCCAGTGGCTGATGGATCGCAGGATGCTGCTGGTAATGCGGTGAAGGGCAATGGACAGACAGGTACGGCAAACGCTGAAACTATTGGAATAAAGTTAGAGGCCAGCAATGGTGAAAGTGCTGGCAAGGGTGCAGGTATTCCAGCAGGAACCGGAATACCTGGTGAGAGCCCGCGTGCAGCTGACGCGGGCGTTGCTGGGAGCCGCCCGGGCACGACGGGGGCGGCAGTGGAAGCAGCTGGCCGCGTCATTGCGGGGCAGCCTGAAGGGGGAGCGGCCGGGAGAACCGATGGCCGCGGTGAAATGCCTGCTGCTGCGGTGCCTACCGCTTCCGCAGCAGGGCAGGCGGCGCCAGCAGCTCCATCGGCAGCGCAGCTGGCGCCAAAGCTGCTGGCGCTGCTGGACGCGCTGCGCAGCGCGTCCACAGCCGCACCGGCACAGCCCGGTGCGGCGACACAGGCCGCCCCTGCATCGCAGGGCGGCCAGGCGGCTGCGGCTGCCGGAGGCGTGCCGCAGCCTTTGCCAGCCGGCGCAGATGCGCTGCCGGCTGGCGGTAGTGCCGCAGCACCTGCGGGAGCTGCGGCTGTGCACGCGCCTGTCACCCACGAGGGGGACCCGTGGGTGGGGCGCGTGCTGAAGCTGCTCGGTGCGGAGCACGAGCAGCAGGCAGTGCACGGCGCGGCTGCACAGGCGCGCGTGGGGGATGTAGCGGGTCCGGGAACCGCGGACACGCTCAAGGGCTTGCTGCTGCAGCTTGCCAGCAGCGATGGTGCACCGGCGGCGCTCAAGGATGCCGCCGGACAGGCTGTGCAATTTCTGACAGGACAGCAGTTATTGCTGACAACAGATCGCAGTGCAACCTTTGCCCAGATGCACTGGTTTATCCCGATTACCGGCCCTGATGGGGAAGAAACGGCTTCCGTCCAGATTCAGTCTCGCCGGGGGCAACGTGGTGAGTTGGATGCATCCAACTGCCGCCTGTGGTTTGATCTAGATATGAAAAGTCTCGGTCCAACACTGGTGGATGTGCATGTGGTCAACAATATCGTCAGCCTGCGTGTACTGAATGACCGCGAAGGGATGGGACCGCTCTTGGAAAGTGGACGTGAAGAGATCCATCGGGCGTTGGACAAGCTCGGTTACCAGTTGCTGACTTTCAAAGCGGAACCTTGGCCTGTTGGCCAGGAACCGGGAGCCGAACGAAAAACGACTGCCTCGGACTACAGTCCTGAACGTTACAAAGGGGTGGACATGCGGGTATGAAAGAGGATTCGCAACCGGATCTGATATCCAAAAAGGCCGTTGCTTTAAAATATGTACCTGGTGAGAATGAAGCGCCAGTGGTCGTAGCCAAAGGCCGTGGCAAAGTGGCAGAGGCCATTCTGGATAAAGCCAAAGAAAACGGAGTTCCTGTTCAGGAGGATGCTGCTCTGGTGGAGGTTCTGTCCAAACTGGACTTGGACGAGCAAATTCCAGCCGAACTGTATCAATTGGTTGCCGAAGTATTAACTTATATTTATCGCGCTGACCGTCTGGCTTCTGGACGAGAGGAAGAAGAATCATGGTAGAGCACAGATCAGAACAAGGTCCAACTTC includes:
- the ylqF gene encoding ribosome biogenesis GTPase YlqF is translated as MTIQWFPGHMTRARRQIQDKLKLIDVVIELLDARLPVSSRNPMIDEILQGKPRMILLNKSDLADAKVTQEWIEYFKKEGITAFPVDASTGTNVKDIPTQAKLLLKEKIDRQLAKGINPRAVRGLIVGIPNVGKSTLINRLAGRSIAATGDRPGVTKGQQWIKVGKEMELLDTPGILWPKFEDQNVGYRLAVTGAIKEEILNAEDIAFFGISYLMRYYWDSLEERYGLQEFSRDADDSDSVIAIMEQVGRIRGCVVSGGRIDLEKASRAFLRELRAGKMGRFSMEAPY
- a CDS encoding ribonuclease HII — translated: MNELNELTELTQPDALVEPKKKKKELVEPKDLLIYEREYWESGFDRIAGIDEVGRGCLFGDVVAAAVILPRDLILEGVNDSKKLTEKKRDALYDIIMEKALSVGIGYADAETIDHMNIKQAARLAMKRAVEALEGVPDYLLVDAEKVDVNIPQLSIIKGDANSQSIAAASIVAKVTRDRLCKEDWDTLYPEYGLSIHKGYATKFHREQIMALGATPMHRRSFLGNLLGEQHTLF
- a CDS encoding DNA ligase, translating into MNISSVIRGLLGDSKPGNAKPLELKEGQVVRGSVVSVSDDGADAVLQIQGVQVRAKLETPLRPGETTLLQVQPPGENGVTVMKPLTGTLAELPQASLNNLLQEIGLPDTKGNRELLLAMQRSGLPLTKDNVAMVQNMMTAKPAQVPVEEWVQATGIAFQRGLPVTAETVKGLHQAVFGPPLHQMLKGLAEQLESMLAQTAGKTLPTGEQAATVKPALMGGLPVSLSGEQTGETITASGGGRAAGGTSGLAGQFLPGSPSGAVPVADGSQDAAGNAVKGNGQTGTANAETIGIKLEASNGESAGKGAGIPAGTGIPGESPRAADAGVAGSRPGTTGAAVEAAGRVIAGQPEGGAAGRTDGRGEMPAAAVPTASAAGQAAPAAPSAAQLAPKLLALLDALRSASTAAPAQPGAATQAAPASQGGQAAAAAGGVPQPLPAGADALPAGGSAAAPAGAAAVHAPVTHEGDPWVGRVLKLLGAEHEQQAVHGAAAQARVGDVAGPGTADTLKGLLLQLASSDGAPAALKDAAGQAVQFLTGQQLLLTTDRSATFAQMHWFIPITGPDGEETASVQIQSRRGQRGELDASNCRLWFDLDMKSLGPTLVDVHVVNNIVSLRVLNDREGMGPLLESGREEIHRALDKLGYQLLTFKAEPWPVGQEPGAERKTTASDYSPERYKGVDMRV
- a CDS encoding EscU/YscU/HrcU family type III secretion system export apparatus switch protein: MKEDSQPDLISKKAVALKYVPGENEAPVVVAKGRGKVAEAILDKAKENGVPVQEDAALVEVLSKLDLDEQIPAELYQLVAEVLTYIYRADRLASGREEEESW